The DNA region AGAAATACCTTGAAGCTAAAGAGATTCCTTTTGAAGAGAAACGGGTAGATCTAGAGACCATGTATCTAGATGAAGTAAAAGAATTAGGTTACTTGTCTTTACCAGTAATTGCAGACTCAACAGGAAACCATTTCAATGGTTATGTACCTGAAAAGATGGAAGCTTTGGTGGAAGCATGGCAAGCATAGTTTATTATTCATTAACGGGTCAAACTAGACGTTTTATCAATAAAGTTCAAGGCTTCGATACTTATGAAATTTCATCA from Aerococcus urinaeequi includes:
- a CDS encoding glutaredoxin domain-containing protein gives rise to the protein MTITVYAKSGCPQCVFAKKYLEAKEIPFEEKRVDLETMYLDEVKELGYLSLPVIADSTGNHFNGYVPEKMEALVEAWQA